The sequence GCTAAGCTTTTCAAAGATGACATTTCCACATCAATTAATGAGATTAATATTAATAGAACAAGTTTATAGAGCAATATGTATAGAAAATAATATAAAATATCATAAATAGGAGGAGTTGAAATGTATACTATTGGAGATGAATTTGAATTTGATGTAAATGACAGTTTAGAATATTTTACGTGTATAGGTGAATTTCCATATTCAGGAATAGAGTATTTAATTTGTGAAAATGAATATGGAATAAAAAAAGTTTTTTATTATGAGGATGAAGATTTATTCTTAGTAGAAGATGAGGATGAAGAAGAAAGTATTTTAGATAATTTCCAGGAAGAATCATATAAAATGGATGAAAAAGGATTCGAATGGTATGAAGAAAATGAATATAATGATTATGAATCTAGCTTTAATGACGATAATGAACTAGAGGATAACTATATTGAAGATGATATGGAATTATTAAACGATTATTCTGATGAAGATGATGAAGAAATAGATACATTCCTAGATGATTTATTTGATGATGAGGAATTTGAAGATTAATGTATATAGAAATTAAAGATAATTTTACTAATGAAATTAGTAGAATAAGTAACATAAATTTTAAATATATAAATAATGAATTGAGTTATATATACAATTTAGAAGAATATATTTGGAAATTTGAAGATGATAAAATTACTTTAGAAAAAAAAGGTCAAATAAAATATGTACAAAAATATATACAAGGTAGACTAACTAATTCAATAATAAAAATGGATGGTCTAGAAATGAGGATATATATTTTAACAAAATTAATACATAGAGCAGATAATGAAATAAAAATAATATATAATATATATAGTGATAAAGATGTAGAGAATTTAATTTCAAGTTTTGAGGTTAAAATAAACTTATAGGAGGATGTCCAAATGGAAAATAAAGAAAATGCAGTTAATGAAACCTTTGTAATGAAAGAAAAATATAGAAAAGTTGAAGAGTTAAAAGCTTTAGGTATAGAGCCTTATGGAAGACATTTTGATAAACAAGATGAAGTAGGAACTATTTTAACTTTTGATGAAAATTCAGAAAAGGAATTTAAAACTGCAGGAAGAATAGTATCATATAGAAGAATGGGTAAAAATGGATTTGCACATATACAAGATCCAACAGGGAAAATTCAAATATATGCTAAAAAAGATGAAATTGGTGAAGAGGAATATGAAACATTTAAAAGACTTGCAACAGGAGACTTTGTTGGAGTAGTAGGTAAATTATTCCGTACTCAAACTGGAGAAATAACTATAAAAGCAAGTCATTTAGAAATTTTATCTAAAAACATTAGACCTTTACCTGATAAATTCTCTGGACTTCAAAATATTGAAATGCGTTATAGACAAAGATATGTAGATTTAGTTATGAATCCAGAAGTAATGGATACTATGAAAAAAAGATTTGAAATAATAAGATATTTTAGAACTTATTTAGAGAAAAAAGGATTTATAGAAGTTGAAACTCCTATGTTACACCCAATCTTAGGTGGAGCAAATGCAAGACCATTTGCAACTCATCACAATGCATTAGATATGGATATGTACTTAAGAATAGCTCCAGAATTATACTTAAAGAGATTATTAGTTGGAGGATTTGAGAAAGTATTTGAAATTAATAGAAACTTTAGAAATGAAGGTGTATCTATTAAACATAATCCAGAATTTACTATGATGGAATTATACCAAGCATATGGAGATTTCAATGATATGATGAATATAACTGAGGATTTAATTTCATCACTTACTTATCATTTATATGGAACTTATGAAATACCTTATGAAGATAAAATGATTAATATGGTAAAACCTTGGAGAAGAGTAACTATGAGAGAAATAGTTAAAGAACAGACAGGATTTGTTATGGATGAAAATACTACAGATGAATCAGCTGTACAATTTGCAAAAGGATTAGGAATACATTTAGATAAAGATAAAACATATACTAAATTTGGTATTTTAAACTTATTATTTGAAGAAAAAGTAGAACATACTATAATTAATCCAACATTTGTTACAGATTATCCTAAAGAAATTTCACCACTTTCTAAAAATTCTAAAGGTGAAACTGAATGGGTGGATAGATTTGAATTATTCATTACAGGAAGAGAGTATGGAAATGCTTATTCAGAATTAAATGATCCTAAAGATCAAAAAGAAAGATTTGAAGACCAAGTTAGAGCAAAAGAAAATGGTGATGATGAAGCTACGGAAATGGATTTAGATTACATCAGAGCATTAGAATATGGAATGCCACCTGCTGGAGGACTAGGTATTGGAATAGATAGATTAGTAATGTTACTTACTAATTCATCATCAATTAGAGATGTTATCATGTTCCCTACACTAAAAAAAGAAGCACATTTTGAATAATATATAAAGTGTAAGACATGTTCTTACACTTTTTTTAGTTGATATATATGAAAAAATTACCAATATTTTGAGTTGGACCTTTTTATGTGATTTTTTGTTTTATAGTTACATCTATAATTATAATATTTAAATTTAAAGGCTATATTAATTATGGTAATATGGGATATGAAAAAATATTTTTTAATATATTAGGCTTTTTTTTGATGATTGGTGGTATAATATTATCGATATATGCAGTAACAGTAAAAAAAATAACTGAAAAGATATCTAATTATATTTTACATACAGATGGAGGATATTCTATAGTTAGAAATCCTATATATTCAGCATTCAATTTAATATTTACTGCAATATTTATGTGGCTTAATAACTATATATTATTTATATTTCCTTTTGTTTTCTATATAATTTTAACTATACTTATGATAAATACAGAAGAAAAATGGTTATTAGATAAATATGGAGAGGAATAAATTAAATATATAAGTAAAGTAAATAGGGTAATATCTTGGTTCCCTAAAAAAATAAGGAGGAATAATGGCAAGAAATAGTGGTATTTTTGGTATAATAAGAGATGTCCAAAGAATAAGTAGAACCATTCAAAGAGAAAGTAAAAGAATGGAGAAAAAACAAAAAAGAGAAATGAAAGCTATTCAAAAAGCTGAACAAAGAATGCAAATAAATAGTTATAAAGATATTGCAGAAGATGAAAAAAATGAAGCAATAGAATTAAGAGAAAAATTGATGAGAATACACCAAGAGATAGAAATAGTTGGACAGGTTGATATATTAAAGGATACAAATGATATAGAATTTAATATAGAAAAACCAGTTGAACCTATTTTGGAAAAACTTCCTTTAAAGCCTGAATATAAATCAAGTATTATGGGTAAACTTTTTTCATCATTTGAAGATAAGAATAAGGCACAATATGAAGATGATGTTAAGGTTTGGGAAAATTCAGTTGAGAAAATTAAAGAAAAAAATGATAATATCCTAGAGCAATATAAAAAAGAAATGTTAGAATGGGAAAGAAAAAAAATAGAATTTGAGAATGATAGAGAGAAATATAATAATAATCTAGGTAGTTTACATCAGAAATATTTAGATGGAGAAAAAGAGGGTGTAGAAAAGCATTTTGAATTGCTACTAGATAATATGGAATATCCAATAGATATGGGTTGGGATTTTAATGTAGCATATAATGAATCTGATAAGACTTTAACTATTAATTATGTATTACCAAATAAAGATGTAATACCTACATTAAAAAATGTTACTTATGTTACAACAAAAAAAGATTTTAATAGAACATATATTAGTGATAAAGCTTTAAAAGAAGCTTACACTGAATTAATATACGGTACAGTATTAGGAGTAGTTGATAAAGTATTTAGAAATGATAATAATTTAGTTAATACTATAATATTTGACGGAATACTTGATGATATTAATCCAGCAACTGGTTTAAGTAATGAAATAACTTTTTTAAGTCTTACAGTTAATAAAGAACATATACTATCATTAAATTTAGATAAAGTAGATTATCTAAAATGTTTTAAATCTTTAAATGGTATAGTATCACTTAATATTATCAATAATTAATAAATGTAAAATAAAAAAAATATTGACTTGTCTATTTCAAAGTGGTATTATGAATATATGTAATAATTTAAGGAGAGGAACAATGTTTTTGAATATTAGTAATGATATAAAAAAAATAATAAAATTATTGTTAATAATATCAATATTAGTTTTTTTCATTGGATTAATAAAGATAAATATAATTTTATTGTCTTTATCTTTTGGAATATTTATATCTATAATATCAAATTTAATGCTGCTTTATACAGTGAATAAAATAGTATATTTAAAGGGGAATAGGGCCACAATGTTTATAGACTCTACGAAAAGGTATGGAATATATATATTGGCTCTTTATTTTGTATATAGAATTTGTATTAAATTTTTTAATTTAGATCCTATTTACCCTATGCTTTCTTGTGGATTTGGATTTATTTCATTTAGATTAGTATTACAGGCTATAAATTATTTTAAATTGAAATTATAAAGAAAGGAGCTGGTACATTTGTCAAAGAAGAATAGTTTATATAAATGGCTAGGATTAATGTTACTAATGCTTGTTGGAGTTAATTTATTACTTTCTCTAATTTCAACATTCTTTCCAGTAGCATTTGAAAAACCCCATGCTATTATTGAACCACCAGAAGTTTTTTTTAGTATACCTATAGGTAAATATCTATTAAATATTAATCAAACTGTAATGAATACATGGGCTATTATGTTAGTGATTATAATAATATTGATTTTAGGAACTAGAAATATTAGTGTAGAAAATCCTGGATTTTTCCAATTAGTACTTGAAGAATATTATAACTTTATTAATAATTCATTCTTAGAGGGATTAGGAAAATACAAATCAAAATTTGCAGCGTTTTTCTCAGCAATGTTTTCTATGATCTTATTATTAAATGTATCTATGTTCTTATTCCCTTTTGTAGTAATGTGGAAGAAAACAAAACATGGAATACTTATTAAACCTTTCTTTAGGACTGCCACTGCTGATATGAATACAACAGTGGGTATAGCGATAGTAGTATTTGTAATATTTATTGGAGCTGCTATATATAGAATGGGTGTAATGGGATTTATTAAAGAATTATCACAACCATTTGTATTTATGTTACCAATAAATATTATTGGTGAATTTGCAAAACCTATAAATATATCTATGAGATTATTTGGTAATATGTTTGCAGGACTTGTTATTATGTCTCTAGTTTATGGACTAGCAGTAAAAGATATTTTTCCAAGTATTACTAATAATATTTTAAAGGGAAGTTTTAGTTTTGCGGTAGGATGGCCAAATATATTACAAGTATATTTAGATTTCTTTATAGGAATTTTACAAGCATTTGTATTTACAGTTTTATCATCTGTGTATGTAAAACAAATGTTAATTGGGGAAGAGGAAGAAGAATAAAATATTAGGAGGAAATTAGAATGGATGCATCAATAATTAAAGCAGCAGCATTATTAGGAGCTGGTATAGCAGCTTGTGGAGGAATAGGAGCAGGATTAGGGCAAGGACTTGCAACTGCGGCAGCAGTAGAAGCTGTAGCAAGACAGCCAGAAGCAAAAAATGATGTAATGGCAACATTATTCATAGGGTGTGCGATTACAGAGTCTACAGGAATATTTGCATTAATCATAGCACTTATTTTAGCTTTAATAAAAGGATAATAAAGGTGGAATGTTATGGAACAAAATAATAATTTAATTACCATTGATATATTAATGATAGTTCAAATAATTAACTTTTTTATATTAGTTTATGTTTTTCATAAATATTTCTATAAAAAAATTGGTAAAGTAATAGAAGAAAGAAAAAAAATTGCTTTAAAAGAACTTGAAGTAGTAAAAGAAGAAAGAGAAAAATTAGAAGAACAAAAACAAAATTATGAAAAACTTAGAAAAGAAGCTAAAAGACGTGCTAATGATATTATTATAAAAGCCGAAAGACAAGCTGATGAAAGAAAAGAGCAAATACTTGATAATGCAACGTTAACTCGTGATAGAATGATAATGCGTGCAGAATCAGAAGTATTAAAATTAAGAGAAAGTATTAAAGAACAATTACAAAAAGAAATGAGTCAAATGGCAACAGAACTTGCCGAAAAAATTATTAAAGAAAATATAGAAAAAAACCCAGAAATAATTGATAAGAGTATTGATAAGTTTATCGATGAAGTAGGTGAATAGTATGGATAATATTTCTATATCTAGAAGATATGCAGAGGCAATATATAATGTTGCTGAAGAAAAAGATGAAGTTTTTGAAGTGTTTGAAATGCTTAATGTAATACTTGAGCATATAGAACATGATGATGACTTTAAAAAATTTCTTAGTTATCCAATAATAACTAAAGAAGAAAAAAAAGATTTAGTAAATAGAATATATAAGGATATAAAAAATGGTCCTTTAGAAATTCTAGATTATTTAATAGAAAAAGACAGATTATTACACATTAAAGAAATAAATGAACAATATAGTAAAATATATTATGAAGCTCATAAAAAACTAATAGTAACAGCAATATTTCCAAAAGAATTATCTTTTGATCAAAAGGAAAAATTAAGAAAAAAACTTGTAAAGATGAAACAAAAAGAAGTTGTTATACACTATAAAGTTGATAAAGACTTAATAGGTGGAGGAATAATAAAAATTAACGATGATGTAATAGATGGTTCGATTAAGACTCAAATTAAAGAATTAAAACGTTAAATTGAGGAGGTGTTTTATTTGAAAATCAAACCAGAAGAAATTAGTAATATAATTAGACAAGAAATTGAAAATTATAAAAAGAAAATAGATGTTTCAAGTGTTGGAACTGTTGTAGAAGTAGGAGATGGTATAGCAAGAATCTATGGATTAGATAATGCTATGGCAGGAGAACTTTTAGAATTTCCAAATGGAGCAACAGGTATGATTCTTAATTTAGAAGAAAATTCTGTTGGAGCTGTAATACTAGGAGACACAAGAGGGATTAAAGAAGGGGATGTAGTAAAAGGTACAGGTAGAATTACTGAAGTTCCTGCTGGAGAAGCTTTACTTGGAAGAGTTGTAAATTCTTTAGGGGAACCTATAGATGGTAAAGGTATGATAGTTGCGAATAAATATATGCAAGTTGAAAGAGTTGCATCAGGAATTATAGATAGAAAACCAGTTACAGAGCCTTTACAAACAGGAATAAAAGCAATAGATGGAATGATTCCAATAGGAAGAGGACAAAGAGAATTAATAATAGGTGATAGACAAACAGGTAAAACTGCTATTGCTATAGATACAATAATAAACCAAAAAGAAACAGGGATTTATTGTATATATGTAGCTA is a genomic window of Streptobacillus felis containing:
- the atpF gene encoding F0F1 ATP synthase subunit B, whose amino-acid sequence is MEQNNNLITIDILMIVQIINFFILVYVFHKYFYKKIGKVIEERKKIALKELEVVKEEREKLEEQKQNYEKLRKEAKRRANDIIIKAERQADERKEQILDNATLTRDRMIMRAESEVLKLRESIKEQLQKEMSQMATELAEKIIKENIEKNPEIIDKSIDKFIDEVGE
- the atpE gene encoding ATP synthase F0 subunit C; translation: MDASIIKAAALLGAGIAACGGIGAGLGQGLATAAAVEAVARQPEAKNDVMATLFIGCAITESTGIFALIIALILALIKG
- the atpH gene encoding ATP synthase F1 subunit delta; amino-acid sequence: MDNISISRRYAEAIYNVAEEKDEVFEVFEMLNVILEHIEHDDDFKKFLSYPIITKEEKKDLVNRIYKDIKNGPLEILDYLIEKDRLLHIKEINEQYSKIYYEAHKKLIVTAIFPKELSFDQKEKLRKKLVKMKQKEVVIHYKVDKDLIGGGIIKINDDVIDGSIKTQIKELKR
- a CDS encoding F0F1 ATP synthase subunit A, coding for MSKKNSLYKWLGLMLLMLVGVNLLLSLISTFFPVAFEKPHAIIEPPEVFFSIPIGKYLLNINQTVMNTWAIMLVIIIILILGTRNISVENPGFFQLVLEEYYNFINNSFLEGLGKYKSKFAAFFSAMFSMILLLNVSMFLFPFVVMWKKTKHGILIKPFFRTATADMNTTVGIAIVVFVIFIGAAIYRMGVMGFIKELSQPFVFMLPINIIGEFAKPINISMRLFGNMFAGLVIMSLVYGLAVKDIFPSITNNILKGSFSFAVGWPNILQVYLDFFIGILQAFVFTVLSSVYVKQMLIGEEEEE
- a CDS encoding methyltransferase family protein — translated: MIFCFIVTSIIIIFKFKGYINYGNMGYEKIFFNILGFFLMIGGIILSIYAVTVKKITEKISNYILHTDGGYSIVRNPIYSAFNLIFTAIFMWLNNYILFIFPFVFYIILTILMINTEEKWLLDKYGEE
- the lysS gene encoding lysine--tRNA ligase, with amino-acid sequence MENKENAVNETFVMKEKYRKVEELKALGIEPYGRHFDKQDEVGTILTFDENSEKEFKTAGRIVSYRRMGKNGFAHIQDPTGKIQIYAKKDEIGEEEYETFKRLATGDFVGVVGKLFRTQTGEITIKASHLEILSKNIRPLPDKFSGLQNIEMRYRQRYVDLVMNPEVMDTMKKRFEIIRYFRTYLEKKGFIEVETPMLHPILGGANARPFATHHNALDMDMYLRIAPELYLKRLLVGGFEKVFEINRNFRNEGVSIKHNPEFTMMELYQAYGDFNDMMNITEDLISSLTYHLYGTYEIPYEDKMINMVKPWRRVTMREIVKEQTGFVMDENTTDESAVQFAKGLGIHLDKDKTYTKFGILNLLFEEKVEHTIINPTFVTDYPKEISPLSKNSKGETEWVDRFELFITGREYGNAYSELNDPKDQKERFEDQVRAKENGDDEATEMDLDYIRALEYGMPPAGGLGIGIDRLVMLLTNSSSIRDVIMFPTLKKEAHFE
- a CDS encoding DUF1934 family protein; translation: MYIEIKDNFTNEISRISNINFKYINNELSYIYNLEEYIWKFEDDKITLEKKGQIKYVQKYIQGRLTNSIIKMDGLEMRIYILTKLIHRADNEIKIIYNIYSDKDVENLISSFEVKINL